Proteins encoded together in one Thermomonospora curvata DSM 43183 window:
- a CDS encoding Lrp/AsnC family transcriptional regulator, which yields MVQAYILIQTEVGRAADVAREIAGIPGVTQAEDVTGPYDVIVRAEARNVDELGKLVVAQIQTVEGITRTLTCPIVHI from the coding sequence ATGGTGCAGGCCTACATCCTCATCCAGACCGAGGTAGGCAGGGCAGCCGATGTCGCCCGCGAAATCGCGGGAATCCCGGGAGTGACCCAGGCGGAGGACGTGACCGGACCATACGACGTCATCGTGCGAGCGGAGGCGCGCAATGTGGACGAGCTGGGCAAGCTCGTCGTCGCGCAGATTCAGACGGTGGAGGGGATCACCCGTACGCTCACGTGTCCCATCGTCCACATCTAG
- a CDS encoding DUF3515 domain-containing protein: MAASTLAGCGDEAVRVPVPSPDAASARLCAGLRLPERVHGQPRRDTSPESPLTAAWGSPAIALRCGVPRPPQMRPDAQLVTVNGIHWFPYPEGRPVTYTAVGRQAYVEVTVPAKYEPAGDVLIELGEAIKTTIPEKPEGEL; the protein is encoded by the coding sequence TTGGCCGCGTCGACGCTGGCCGGCTGCGGGGACGAGGCGGTACGGGTGCCGGTGCCGAGCCCGGACGCGGCGTCGGCGCGGCTGTGCGCGGGGCTTCGGCTGCCGGAGCGGGTGCACGGACAGCCACGGCGCGACACCTCCCCGGAGTCGCCGCTGACCGCCGCCTGGGGGTCGCCGGCGATCGCGCTGCGCTGCGGGGTGCCCAGGCCGCCGCAGATGCGGCCGGACGCCCAGCTGGTCACCGTCAACGGGATCCACTGGTTCCCCTATCCGGAGGGCCGGCCGGTGACCTACACCGCGGTCGGCCGGCAGGCCTACGTGGAGGTGACCGTCCCGGCCAAGTACGAGCCGGCCGGGGACGTGCTGATCGAGCTGGGTGAGGCCATCAAGACCACCATCCCCGAGAAACCGGAGGGCGAGCTGTAG
- a CDS encoding D-alanine--D-alanine ligase, translated as MRIAVLFGGASSEREVSIASAAQVFTALRDRGHDVIAIDTAKGKLSPQEVEAFVSATVAYDPPGVDDIPASEVTARLTAEDSELRGVDVVFLALHGGSGEDGTLQALLKAAGIPYTGSGVLGSAVAMDKDMSKRLFRQAGVPTPDWIMAPATAAEVAERIGFPAIVKPNSQGSTIGLTVVKAPEQLEEAIATAAAWDHEVMIERFVPGRELVVGVLDGRALAVGEIVPQLGEIFDYQSKYQVGGAVETFPADLPAETAAEVQRLAVAAHRALKLGSYSRIDFRLDAQGRLWCLEANTLPGMTATSLMPQSAAAVGIGFAELCERLCELALAEHRGR; from the coding sequence ATGCGGATCGCCGTGTTGTTCGGAGGCGCCAGCTCGGAACGGGAGGTTTCGATCGCCAGCGCCGCACAGGTGTTCACCGCACTGCGCGACCGCGGCCACGACGTCATCGCCATCGACACCGCCAAGGGGAAGCTGAGCCCGCAGGAGGTGGAGGCGTTCGTCAGCGCCACCGTCGCCTACGACCCGCCCGGAGTGGACGACATCCCGGCCTCGGAGGTGACCGCCCGGCTGACCGCCGAGGACAGCGAGCTGCGCGGCGTGGACGTGGTGTTCCTGGCGCTGCACGGCGGCTCCGGCGAGGACGGCACCCTGCAGGCGCTGCTGAAGGCCGCCGGCATCCCCTACACCGGCAGCGGAGTGCTGGGCAGCGCCGTGGCGATGGACAAGGACATGTCCAAGCGGCTGTTCCGGCAGGCCGGCGTGCCCACCCCCGACTGGATCATGGCGCCCGCCACCGCCGCCGAGGTGGCCGAGCGGATCGGCTTCCCGGCCATCGTCAAGCCCAACTCCCAGGGCTCCACCATCGGGCTCACCGTGGTCAAGGCGCCCGAGCAGCTGGAGGAGGCGATCGCCACCGCCGCCGCCTGGGACCACGAGGTGATGATCGAGCGGTTCGTGCCCGGCCGCGAGCTGGTGGTCGGGGTGCTGGACGGGCGGGCGCTGGCGGTCGGGGAGATCGTCCCGCAGCTGGGGGAGATCTTCGACTACCAGAGCAAGTACCAGGTCGGCGGGGCGGTGGAGACCTTCCCCGCCGACCTGCCGGCAGAGACCGCCGCCGAGGTGCAGCGCCTGGCGGTGGCCGCGCACCGGGCGCTCAAGCTGGGCTCCTACAGCCGGATCGACTTCCGGCTGGATGCGCAGGGCCGGCTGTGGTGCCTGGAGGCCAACACGCTGCCCGGCATGACCGCCACCAGCCTGATGCCGCAGTCGGCGGCGGCGGTGGGCATCGGTTTCGCCGAGCTGTGCGAGCGGCTGTGCGAGCTCGCCCTGGCCGAGCACCGCGGCCGCTGA
- a CDS encoding NAD(P)H-dependent glycerol-3-phosphate dehydrogenase has translation MTKAAVLGAGSWGTVFAKVLHDAGTEVTLYARRPEIAEAINLRHENPDYLPGIQLPEGLRATTDLAEAVEGADIVAIAVPSQTLRENLRVWSPLLPPKAILVSLMKGIELGTGRRMSEVIAEMTGASPDRIAVVCGPNLAREIGAGQPGAAVAACTDEETAKRIQAACMTPYFRVYTNTDVVGCELGGAVKNVIALCVGIAVGLGFGDSTRALLMTRGLAEITRLGAALGADEHTFAGLAGLGDLVGTCSSPLSRNRTFGENLGRGMTLEQTIAVTKQTAEGVKSSEAVLELARKHSVEMPITEVVAQVMHHGMSISEAASLLMSRSPKPERYGL, from the coding sequence TTGACCAAAGCGGCAGTACTGGGCGCGGGATCATGGGGAACGGTGTTCGCCAAGGTGCTCCACGACGCCGGTACCGAGGTCACGCTCTACGCCCGCCGCCCGGAGATCGCCGAGGCGATCAACCTCAGGCACGAGAACCCCGACTACCTGCCGGGCATCCAGCTGCCCGAGGGGCTGCGCGCCACGACCGACCTGGCCGAGGCGGTCGAGGGCGCCGACATCGTGGCGATCGCCGTGCCGAGCCAGACGCTGCGGGAGAACCTGCGCGTCTGGAGCCCGCTGCTGCCGCCGAAGGCCATCTTGGTCAGCCTGATGAAGGGCATCGAGCTGGGCACCGGGCGGCGGATGTCGGAGGTGATCGCCGAGATGACCGGCGCGTCCCCCGACCGGATCGCCGTGGTGTGCGGCCCCAACCTGGCCCGCGAGATCGGCGCCGGCCAGCCGGGCGCCGCGGTGGCCGCCTGCACCGACGAGGAGACCGCCAAACGGATCCAGGCGGCCTGCATGACCCCCTACTTCCGGGTCTACACCAACACCGACGTGGTCGGCTGCGAGCTGGGCGGGGCGGTCAAGAACGTCATCGCGTTGTGCGTGGGCATCGCCGTGGGCCTGGGCTTCGGCGACAGCACCCGGGCGCTGCTGATGACGCGCGGGCTGGCCGAGATCACCCGGCTGGGCGCCGCGCTGGGGGCCGACGAGCACACCTTCGCCGGGCTGGCCGGCCTGGGCGACCTGGTCGGCACCTGCAGCTCCCCGCTGTCGCGCAACCGCACCTTCGGGGAGAACCTGGGCCGCGGCATGACGTTGGAGCAGACCATCGCGGTGACCAAGCAGACCGCCGAGGGCGTCAAATCCTCTGAGGCGGTGCTGGAGCTGGCCCGCAAGCACAGCGTGGAGATGCCCATCACCGAGGTGGTGGCGCAGGTGATGCACCACGGGATGAGCATCTCCGAGGCGGCGTCGCTGCTGATGTCCCGCTCGCCCAAGCCGGAGCGTTACGGCCTGTGA
- a CDS encoding HU family DNA-binding protein has translation MNKRELVDAISERLGSKKAAAEAVDAILETIQNAVAKGDKVAITGFGSFEKAERPARTARNPATGKTIEVPATSVPKFRAGSDFKNLVAGKK, from the coding sequence ATGAACAAGCGTGAGCTGGTCGACGCCATCTCGGAGCGGCTGGGCAGCAAGAAGGCCGCGGCGGAGGCCGTCGACGCGATCTTGGAGACGATCCAGAACGCCGTCGCCAAGGGCGACAAGGTCGCCATCACCGGGTTCGGTTCGTTCGAGAAGGCCGAGCGGCCCGCCCGCACGGCCCGCAACCCGGCGACCGGCAAGACCATCGAGGTCCCGGCCACGTCGGTGCCCAAGTTCCGGGCAGGTTCGGACTTCAAGAACCTGGTCGCCGGCAAGAAGTAG
- a CDS encoding oxidoreductase, protein MWQQAAIASPPAPSPPRLGAMRNEHWNLGGDLQITRMGFGAMRLPAKSWDGPAGDRDTALAVLRRAVELGVTHIDTAAFYTYGDLAANELIRQALHPYPEGLVIATKVGPRLDERGRPSGEQTAGELRASVERNLRELGVDRLDLVYLRVGGLGGPPAGSIADRFAALAALRDEGLIRHLGVSNVSAAHLAEARAIAPVAAVQNRYALTAREDDPLVDECTRAGIAYVPFFPLWGLPDERAAKVAARHGATAAQIMLAWLLARSPAILAIPGTSSLRHLEENMAATRIRLTAEDLAELGG, encoded by the coding sequence ATGTGGCAGCAAGCTGCCATCGCCTCGCCTCCCGCCCCGTCCCCGCCGAGGCTGGGGGCCATGCGGAACGAGCACTGGAACCTCGGCGGAGACCTGCAGATCACCCGGATGGGCTTCGGCGCGATGCGGCTGCCCGCCAAGAGCTGGGACGGCCCCGCCGGAGACCGCGACACCGCCCTGGCGGTGCTGCGCCGGGCCGTGGAACTGGGCGTCACCCACATCGACACCGCCGCCTTCTACACCTACGGGGACCTGGCGGCCAACGAACTCATCCGCCAGGCACTGCACCCCTACCCGGAAGGGCTGGTCATCGCCACCAAGGTCGGGCCGCGACTGGATGAGCGGGGACGGCCCTCGGGCGAGCAGACCGCGGGCGAGCTGCGCGCCTCCGTCGAACGCAACCTGCGGGAACTGGGCGTCGACCGCCTCGACCTGGTGTACCTGCGGGTCGGCGGGCTGGGCGGGCCGCCGGCCGGATCCATCGCCGACCGGTTCGCCGCGCTGGCCGCCCTCCGGGACGAGGGCCTGATCCGGCACCTGGGCGTCAGCAACGTCAGCGCCGCCCACCTGGCCGAGGCCCGCGCCATCGCCCCCGTCGCCGCCGTGCAGAACAGATACGCGCTGACCGCCCGCGAAGACGACCCGCTGGTGGACGAGTGCACCCGCGCGGGCATCGCCTACGTGCCGTTCTTCCCGCTGTGGGGCCTGCCCGACGAACGCGCCGCCAAGGTCGCCGCCCGGCACGGCGCCACCGCCGCCCAGATCATGCTGGCCTGGCTGCTGGCGCGCTCCCCGGCGATCCTGGCCATCCCCGGCACCTCCTCCCTGCGCCACCTGGAGGAGAACATGGCGGCGACCCGCATCCGGCTCACCGCCGAAGACCTCGCCGAACTCGGCGGGTGA
- a CDS encoding RrF2 family transcriptional regulator produces the protein MRLTKFTDLALRISMRLAVADPAEVYTTKQVAEAVGAPYTHVAKVVSRLQHLGVLEARRGRGGGLVLTERGRDASIGWLMRELEGYGDVAGCEDSPPCPLRAACRLRGALSRAQEAFYAALDPVTVRELVEAPSAPVFVDLLERRV, from the coding sequence GTGCGGCTTACGAAGTTCACGGACCTGGCCCTGCGAATCTCCATGCGGCTGGCGGTCGCCGATCCCGCAGAGGTCTACACCACCAAACAGGTGGCCGAGGCCGTGGGCGCGCCGTACACGCATGTGGCCAAGGTGGTCAGCAGGCTGCAGCACCTGGGCGTGCTGGAGGCCAGGCGGGGGCGCGGCGGCGGGCTGGTGCTGACCGAGCGCGGCCGCGACGCCTCGATCGGCTGGCTGATGCGCGAGCTGGAGGGCTACGGGGATGTGGCGGGCTGCGAGGACTCGCCGCCCTGCCCGCTGCGCGCCGCCTGCCGGCTGCGCGGCGCGCTGAGCCGGGCCCAGGAGGCCTTCTATGCGGCGCTCGACCCGGTGACGGTGCGGGAGCTGGTGGAGGCGCCTTCCGCGCCGGTGTTCGTCGACCTTCTCGAGCGACGAGTCTGA
- the cofC gene encoding 2-phospho-L-lactate guanylyltransferase — MAVETSHDAELTWSLVLPVKPLARAKTRMAEAAGPLRQALALAVAADTVAAALRCAAVAEVIVVTDDPLAAAELSALGARVVPDEPDCGLNPALAHGAALARAARPRAGVGAMSADLPALRPAELGRALAAAAGFAESFVADAQGVGTTLYAVRPGVPFSPAFGPGSRARHAAQGARELAIEGLDSLRRDVDTPGDLRAALALGTGPRTAALAARMPAFSPGAETSRG; from the coding sequence ATGGCTGTTGAAACGTCGCATGACGCTGAACTCACATGGTCCCTGGTGCTTCCGGTCAAGCCGCTGGCCAGGGCGAAGACCCGGATGGCCGAGGCGGCCGGGCCGCTGCGCCAGGCGCTGGCGCTGGCGGTGGCGGCCGACACCGTGGCCGCGGCGCTGCGCTGCGCGGCGGTCGCCGAGGTGATCGTGGTCACCGACGATCCGCTGGCCGCCGCGGAGCTGTCGGCGCTGGGGGCGCGGGTGGTGCCGGACGAGCCGGACTGCGGGCTGAACCCGGCGCTGGCCCACGGGGCGGCGCTGGCCCGGGCGGCCCGGCCGCGGGCCGGGGTGGGCGCCATGTCGGCGGACCTGCCGGCGCTGCGCCCGGCGGAGCTGGGGCGTGCGCTGGCGGCCGCCGCCGGCTTCGCCGAGTCGTTCGTCGCCGACGCCCAGGGCGTGGGCACCACCTTGTACGCGGTGCGGCCCGGCGTGCCGTTCTCGCCCGCCTTCGGGCCGGGCTCGCGTGCCCGGCACGCCGCCCAGGGAGCCCGTGAGCTGGCCATAGAGGGCCTGGACAGCCTGCGCAGGGACGTGGACACCCCCGGCGACCTGCGGGCCGCTCTGGCGCTGGGAACGGGCCCGCGCACGGCCGCTCTGGCGGCTCGCATGCCCGCCTTCAGTCCGGGAGCGGAAACGTCGAGAGGGTGA
- a CDS encoding globin domain-containing protein, which translates to MLSAKSADIVRATLPAVAGAIEDITPVFYGKMFSAHPELLRDLFNRGNQASGEQARALAGSIAAFARMLLEHPDRRPDVMLSRIAHKHASVGITADQYPIVHRHLFAAIAEVLGDAITPEVAAAWDEVYWLMAGALIAAEARLYAQAGVADGDVWRPWKVVGRLEETPEVTTFMLRPADRAPSPPFRPGQYVSVRVPLPDGANQIRQYSLSCAPNGTDRWISVKRVAGTATTPAGEVSNWLHDNVREGDVLTVSVPFGDTVLDDGQSPVLLASAGIGCTQTISMLAHLANTGSPRRVIVVHADRSQDTHAFRTELDLLVAKLPDAQAHVWYERPAGEWPAERTGLADLSGIDLPQDVRAYLCGPLPFMRAVRSHLLDRGVPPSRIHYEVFGPDLWLADA; encoded by the coding sequence ATGCTGTCCGCCAAATCCGCAGACATCGTCCGCGCCACCCTGCCCGCCGTGGCCGGAGCCATCGAGGACATCACCCCCGTGTTCTACGGCAAGATGTTCTCCGCCCACCCCGAACTGCTTCGCGACCTGTTCAACCGGGGCAACCAGGCCAGCGGCGAACAGGCCCGGGCACTGGCGGGCTCGATCGCGGCGTTCGCCCGGATGCTGCTGGAACACCCCGACCGGCGTCCGGACGTGATGCTGTCGCGGATCGCGCACAAGCACGCCTCCGTGGGCATCACCGCCGACCAGTACCCGATCGTCCACCGGCACCTGTTCGCCGCCATCGCCGAGGTGCTCGGCGACGCGATCACCCCCGAGGTCGCCGCCGCCTGGGACGAGGTCTACTGGCTGATGGCGGGAGCCCTGATCGCGGCCGAGGCCAGGCTGTACGCCCAGGCCGGGGTGGCCGACGGGGACGTGTGGCGGCCCTGGAAGGTGGTCGGCCGCCTGGAGGAGACCCCCGAGGTGACGACGTTCATGCTGCGCCCGGCCGACCGGGCGCCCAGCCCGCCGTTCCGGCCCGGCCAGTACGTGTCGGTGCGCGTCCCGCTGCCGGACGGCGCCAACCAGATCCGCCAGTACAGCCTCTCGTGCGCCCCCAACGGCACCGACCGGTGGATCTCGGTCAAGCGGGTGGCCGGCACCGCCACCACCCCGGCCGGCGAGGTCTCCAACTGGCTGCACGACAACGTCCGCGAAGGCGACGTGCTCACCGTCAGCGTCCCCTTCGGCGACACCGTGCTCGACGACGGCCAGTCACCGGTGCTGCTGGCCTCCGCCGGCATCGGCTGCACCCAGACCATCAGCATGCTCGCCCACCTGGCCAACACCGGCTCCCCGCGCCGGGTCATCGTCGTGCACGCCGACCGCAGCCAGGACACCCACGCCTTCCGCACCGAGCTGGACCTGCTGGTGGCCAAGCTCCCCGACGCGCAGGCGCACGTCTGGTACGAGCGGCCGGCGGGGGAGTGGCCCGCCGAACGGACCGGCCTGGCCGACCTGTCCGGCATCGACCTCCCCCAGGACGTCCGCGCCTACCTGTGCGGCCCGCTGCCGTTCATGCGCGCCGTCCGCTCCCACCTGCTGGACCGGGGCGTGCCGCCGTCCCGCATCCACTATGAGGTCTTCGGGCCCGACCTGTGGCTGGCCGACGCCTGA
- a CDS encoding lysophospholipid acyltransferase family protein produces the protein MSYGYSPRWRLLTIAVLRPLLFGMLKRDWRGQHNVPAEGGMIVAANHLSWADPLALAHYVYEAGRYPVYLAKSPLFETRFIGAVLRGTGQIPVYRDSADAAMALKAAEEALRAGQCLMFYPEGTCTRDPNLWPMTGQTGVARLAISTGVKVLPVAHWGAHELLPYGTKKFRPFPRKTMHVIAGEPIDLSKYADQPMTATVLREATNEIMRTIAELLGELRGEEPPKELYDHKKAIAERRRRDGKGAAAS, from the coding sequence ATGAGTTACGGCTACTCGCCGCGCTGGCGGTTGCTCACAATCGCGGTACTGCGCCCCCTGCTGTTCGGCATGCTCAAGCGGGACTGGCGCGGCCAGCACAACGTGCCGGCCGAAGGCGGAATGATCGTGGCCGCCAACCACCTGTCGTGGGCGGACCCCCTCGCCCTGGCCCACTACGTCTACGAGGCCGGGCGCTACCCGGTCTACCTGGCCAAGTCCCCGCTGTTTGAGACCCGGTTCATCGGAGCGGTGCTGCGCGGCACCGGACAGATCCCGGTCTACCGCGACAGCGCCGACGCCGCCATGGCGCTCAAGGCCGCCGAAGAGGCGCTGCGGGCCGGGCAGTGCCTGATGTTCTACCCCGAGGGCACCTGCACCCGGGACCCGAACCTGTGGCCGATGACCGGGCAGACCGGCGTGGCGCGCCTGGCCATCAGCACCGGCGTCAAGGTGCTGCCGGTCGCCCACTGGGGGGCGCACGAACTGCTGCCCTATGGCACCAAGAAGTTCCGCCCCTTCCCCCGCAAGACCATGCACGTCATCGCCGGGGAGCCGATCGACCTGTCCAAGTACGCCGACCAGCCGATGACCGCCACGGTGCTGCGCGAGGCCACCAATGAGATCATGAGAACGATCGCCGAACTGCTCGGTGAGCTGCGCGGCGAAGAGCCGCCCAAGGAGCTCTACGACCACAAGAAGGCGATCGCCGAACGCCGCCGGCGGGACGGGAAAGGGGCGGCCGCCTCCTGA
- a CDS encoding TetR/AcrR family transcriptional regulator, translated as MDTRRRLLEASAQLFRSQGYTGTGLKQITAAGQAPWGSLYHFFPGGKEQLGVEAVTHSGARYLKLFDRVFTRAGADIVRTVADFFQLSVQALEDSDYADGCPIATVALETASTSEPLRHACAEVFASWQTAVTRRLTAAGIPETKAADLSTYVLAAFEGAILLSRTARDTRPLHVISEIVTTTLRRSLQETEHLSSDPSRSPERS; from the coding sequence ATGGACACCCGGCGCCGGTTGCTGGAGGCGAGCGCCCAGCTCTTCCGCTCCCAGGGCTACACCGGAACCGGCCTCAAGCAGATCACCGCGGCCGGCCAGGCCCCCTGGGGCTCCCTCTACCACTTCTTCCCCGGCGGCAAAGAGCAGCTGGGCGTGGAAGCCGTCACCCACTCCGGCGCCCGCTACCTCAAATTGTTCGACCGGGTCTTCACCCGCGCCGGCGCCGACATCGTCCGCACGGTGGCCGACTTCTTCCAGCTCAGCGTGCAGGCCCTGGAAGACTCCGACTACGCCGACGGCTGCCCCATCGCCACCGTCGCCCTGGAGACCGCCTCCACCAGCGAACCCCTCCGCCACGCCTGCGCCGAGGTCTTCGCCTCCTGGCAGACCGCCGTGACCCGCCGCCTGACCGCCGCCGGCATCCCCGAAACCAAGGCCGCCGACCTGTCCACCTACGTCCTCGCCGCCTTCGAAGGCGCCATCCTCCTCAGCCGCACCGCCCGCGACACCCGCCCTTTGCACGTCATATCTGAAATCGTCACCACGACCCTCCGCCGCTCCCTCCAGGAGACCGAGCACCTCTCGAGCGATCCGTCCCGATCCCCGGAACGTTCCTGA
- a CDS encoding maleylpyruvate isomerase family mycothiol-dependent enzyme, translating to MDVTPLKGLDPFDIFDAEAARLEAYFSGLTEQEWNRPSRCAGWSVRDVLGHLAGEELYNQACLDGDLAGLFAALEKEGVNDLTSFNEWCVATRRQVPVEQVLQEWRDKNGDTRRRMRERGMDATLLTMVGEYPVGLQTFHYSSEYATHADDVGVPVAAEEEPGRSEWRARVGLFALSEKKTPVRVEQIGDRYRVRLGEQSADLSRGEFIAATVARLPDDHPLPSALRTALRCLA from the coding sequence ATGGACGTCACGCCGCTGAAAGGCCTCGATCCGTTCGACATCTTCGACGCCGAGGCGGCCCGGCTGGAGGCGTACTTCAGCGGGCTCACCGAGCAGGAGTGGAACCGCCCGTCGCGGTGCGCGGGCTGGTCCGTGCGGGACGTGCTGGGGCATCTGGCCGGGGAGGAGCTGTACAACCAGGCCTGCCTGGACGGCGACCTGGCCGGGTTGTTCGCCGCCTTGGAAAAAGAGGGGGTGAACGACCTGACCTCCTTCAACGAATGGTGCGTGGCCACCCGCCGGCAGGTGCCGGTGGAGCAGGTGCTGCAGGAGTGGCGCGACAAGAACGGCGACACCCGGCGGCGCATGCGCGAACGCGGCATGGACGCCACGCTGCTCACCATGGTCGGGGAGTATCCGGTGGGCCTGCAGACCTTCCACTACAGCTCCGAGTACGCCACGCACGCCGACGACGTGGGGGTGCCGGTCGCCGCGGAGGAGGAGCCGGGCCGGTCGGAGTGGCGCGCCCGGGTGGGGTTGTTCGCATTGAGCGAGAAGAAGACCCCGGTTCGGGTGGAGCAGATCGGCGACCGCTACCGGGTGCGGCTGGGCGAGCAGAGCGCCGACCTGTCGCGGGGGGAGTTCATCGCGGCCACCGTCGCCCGGCTGCCCGATGACCATCCGCTGCCGTCCGCCCTGCGCACCGCGCTGCGCTGCCTGGCCTGA
- a CDS encoding acetamidase/formamidase family protein, whose amino-acid sequence MLSPTVPRPHAPVPAAAQAVPGHNRWHPDIPGVAEVITGGSVRLECEGALPGDEAVLCGPIVVVGAEPGDVIVVDVLALGRRDGRHAPGAHPGVIGCAPAPHSVRRARRSPVSRPEGVILGRVRPGLRGYEQVAAEAVPTTLRGREIVDCAVAPLTAGSRILLPVHVRGAKLSVGDLHFPSPEAPDCPGSAMPGWIDLRVNLTKRGVERFGVTGPMLMPGPDAA is encoded by the coding sequence ATGCTCTCGCCCACGGTGCCGCGGCCGCACGCGCCCGTCCCGGCCGCCGCGCAGGCGGTGCCCGGTCACAACCGCTGGCACCCCGACATCCCCGGGGTCGCGGAGGTGATCACCGGCGGTTCGGTCCGCCTGGAGTGCGAGGGCGCGCTGCCCGGTGACGAGGCCGTCCTGTGCGGCCCGATCGTGGTGGTCGGCGCCGAGCCCGGCGATGTGATCGTGGTGGACGTCCTGGCCCTGGGCCGCCGCGACGGGCGGCATGCGCCCGGCGCTCACCCCGGGGTCATCGGCTGCGCCCCGGCCCCGCACAGCGTGCGGCGGGCAAGGCGCTCTCCCGTCTCCCGCCCCGAGGGCGTCATCCTCGGCAGGGTCCGTCCCGGCCTGCGCGGCTATGAGCAGGTGGCGGCGGAGGCGGTGCCGACGACCCTGCGCGGCCGTGAGATCGTCGACTGCGCGGTCGCCCCGCTGACCGCCGGCTCGCGGATCCTGCTGCCGGTCCACGTCCGCGGGGCCAAGCTCTCAGTGGGGGACCTGCACTTCCCCTCGCCCGAGGCCCCCGACTGCCCGGGGTCCGCCATGCCCGGCTGGATCGACCTGCGGGTCAATCTGACCAAGCGGGGCGTGGAGCGCTTCGGCGTCACCGGCCCCATGCTGATGCCCGGCCCGGACGCCGCCTGA
- a CDS encoding enoyl-CoA hydratase-related protein, protein MAVRIEDRGHVRIVTLDRPERRNAVDGPMADRIAEVFAAFERDGRARVAVLTGAGGTFCAGNDLKAIAAGEFPVPTRQAPPMRVTRAAPAKPVIAAIEGPCFGGGLELALWCDLRVASATAEFGLLNLVHGLPSMDAGTVRLPRLIGHARALEMIVTARRVPAAEAMGWGLLNRLVEPGRALDEALRLAEAVAALPQEPMLASRRSALQQWGRPEAEAFGREVELALAALGNPG, encoded by the coding sequence ATGGCGGTACGCATCGAGGACCGGGGGCACGTCCGGATCGTGACGCTGGATCGGCCCGAACGGCGCAACGCGGTGGACGGGCCCATGGCGGACCGGATCGCCGAGGTGTTCGCCGCCTTCGAACGGGACGGGCGGGCCCGGGTGGCGGTGCTGACCGGGGCCGGCGGGACGTTCTGTGCGGGCAACGACCTGAAGGCGATCGCCGCCGGGGAGTTTCCGGTGCCCACGCGCCAGGCCCCGCCGATGCGGGTCACCCGGGCCGCGCCGGCCAAGCCGGTCATCGCGGCGATCGAGGGTCCCTGTTTCGGGGGCGGGCTGGAGCTGGCGCTGTGGTGCGATCTGCGGGTCGCCTCCGCCACCGCCGAGTTCGGCCTGCTCAACCTGGTGCACGGGCTGCCGTCCATGGACGCCGGGACGGTGCGGCTGCCGCGGCTGATCGGGCACGCCCGGGCCCTGGAGATGATCGTGACGGCGCGCCGGGTGCCGGCCGCCGAGGCCATGGGCTGGGGGCTGCTCAACCGGCTGGTGGAGCCGGGGCGGGCGCTGGATGAGGCGCTGCGGCTGGCCGAGGCGGTGGCGGCGCTGCCGCAGGAGCCGATGCTGGCGAGCCGCCGGTCGGCCCTGCAGCAGTGGGGGCGGCCCGAGGCGGAGGCCTTCGGCCGGGAGGTGGAGCTCGCGCTGGCCGCGCTGGGGAATCCGGGCTGA
- a CDS encoding helix-turn-helix transcriptional regulator: MTADPDRNVVLRGERELVERAGPLLAAAAEDFACAAADLRTWALPGAREEIVAERHRRAPALRARKLYSPLAVADEESERHLVELAARGAQVRICPAGLPQETILVDGRAAVLAGPIERGVRSFTVVRSPDVVRGIRALYQAAWESAIDLAAYRRARPPMPDEEGRRILGMLAAGLTDEAAARRLGMSLRTYRRRVAGLMKLLDARSRFQAGLRAQQLGLVPAQASASHRSGPKTS, from the coding sequence ATGACGGCCGATCCGGACCGCAACGTCGTCCTGCGGGGCGAACGGGAGCTGGTGGAACGGGCGGGGCCGCTGCTGGCCGCCGCCGCGGAGGACTTCGCCTGCGCCGCCGCCGACCTGCGGACCTGGGCGTTGCCGGGGGCGCGCGAGGAGATCGTGGCCGAGCGGCACCGCCGGGCGCCCGCCCTGCGCGCCCGCAAGCTTTACAGCCCGCTCGCCGTGGCCGATGAGGAGTCCGAACGGCACCTGGTGGAGCTGGCCGCCCGGGGTGCGCAGGTGCGGATCTGCCCCGCCGGGCTGCCGCAGGAGACGATCCTGGTGGACGGGCGGGCGGCGGTGCTGGCCGGCCCCATCGAGCGGGGAGTGCGCAGCTTCACCGTGGTGCGCTCACCGGACGTGGTGCGCGGGATCCGTGCGCTGTACCAGGCGGCCTGGGAGTCGGCCATCGATCTGGCCGCCTACCGCCGGGCCCGGCCGCCGATGCCCGACGAGGAGGGGCGCCGGATCCTGGGCATGCTCGCGGCCGGGTTGACCGACGAGGCCGCCGCCCGGCGGCTGGGGATGTCGCTGCGGACCTACCGCCGCCGGGTCGCCGGGCTGATGAAGCTGCTGGACGCGCGCTCCCGTTTCCAGGCGGGGCTGCGCGCCCAGCAGCTGGGTCTGGTGCCGGCTCAGGCGTCGGCCAGCCACAGGTCGGGCCCGAAGACCTCATAG